One segment of Thermodesulfovibrio sp. 3907-1M DNA contains the following:
- a CDS encoding cytochrome c3 family protein, whose protein sequence is MKSKKGLMVLTAVVFLFAISFVYAQPQDVYDLKIEGGKFPPVNFSHAKHSTDYKVDCKVCHHKEADPKVKAQKCTDCHDPAEVKNGAPKAMDAYHKNCIECHKKEVEAGKTAPTKCNECHKRG, encoded by the coding sequence TTGAAGTCTAAAAAAGGGTTAATGGTTCTAACTGCAGTTGTCTTTTTATTCGCAATCTCCTTTGTATATGCTCAGCCTCAAGATGTCTACGATCTGAAAATTGAAGGTGGAAAATTTCCACCAGTAAATTTTTCCCATGCTAAACACTCTACAGATTACAAGGTAGACTGTAAAGTATGTCATCACAAAGAAGCGGATCCAAAGGTAAAAGCTCAGAAATGCACAGATTGCCACGATCCAGCAGAAGTGAAAAATGGAGCTCCAAAAGCTATGGATGCCTATCATAAGAACTGCATAGAGTGTCATAAAAAAGAAGTTGAAGCTGGTAAAACTGCTCCAACAAAATGTAATGAATGCCATAAGAGAGGATAA
- a CDS encoding cytochrome b/b6 domain-containing protein, with translation MKKIYLHPLPVRIWHWINAIGFIILILTGAQIRFVDSMGLMSFETAVQIHSWLGFILLANYFIWLLYYLFSGKLFKIYIPPFWKPLEFIKNSIRQAKYYGYGIMVGDKNPHHPTPENKFNPMQQISYLMIMVVLIPVQILTGLILWDPQLFGFLAGIIGGIQIATLIHTGLWIFFSAFIIVHFYLATLGHTPMAHIKAMFTGYEEEHEEH, from the coding sequence ATGAAAAAGATATATCTTCATCCATTACCTGTAAGAATCTGGCATTGGATAAATGCAATAGGTTTTATTATTCTAATACTAACCGGAGCCCAAATAAGATTTGTGGATTCAATGGGATTGATGAGCTTTGAAACAGCTGTTCAGATTCATAGCTGGCTTGGTTTTATACTGCTTGCAAACTATTTTATCTGGCTTCTTTACTATCTCTTTTCAGGTAAACTGTTCAAAATATACATTCCACCATTCTGGAAACCACTGGAGTTTATAAAAAATTCAATAAGACAGGCAAAATATTATGGATATGGTATTATGGTGGGAGATAAAAATCCCCATCATCCTACACCGGAAAATAAATTCAATCCAATGCAACAGATTTCTTATTTAATGATTATGGTTGTATTAATTCCTGTTCAGATTCTAACAGGATTGATTTTGTGGGATCCTCAACTATTTGGTTTTTTAGCTGGAATAATAGGAGGAATTCAGATTGCCACTCTCATTCACACTGGATTATGGATTTTCTTCAGCGCCTTTATAATTGTTCACTTCTATCTTGCTACTCTTGGACATACTCCAATGGCGCATATTAAGGCAATGTTTACAGGTTATGAAGAAGAACATGAGGAGCACTAA
- a CDS encoding cation:proton antiporter, whose translation MIYEFLQAILIIFGISGLIIYVLGKFKIPAIVGFLIAGTIIGPHGMALIKEPQQVELIAEIGVILLMFTIGVEFSIPRLFSLKKEVFLYGSLQVLLTIIVISLISQIALNTALNLSIFYGFIVALSSTAIVMKLLSDRGELNSPHGKISLGILLFQDLCVVPLMLFTQMLSAEGGSFYMFLWVILKAFIILAVIFLFSRIAVPFILHEVVKTRIRELFIIVIISICLGTAFFTSKLGVSLALGAFLAGVVISESEYSAQAVSDILPFKETFSGIFFISVGMLLNINYITNNIANVEFLVGGILFSKALIIALIIYFFLNSLKICLTSALTLSQIGEFSFILAFTGKTMGLLNENDYQSFIAASVITMLLTPLIIRYSPSVISYLIHKEPFKTLEKTRKIKETEIVVKKSNHVIIIGFGLNGRNLARVLKESNIPYVILELNPDTVRKMKKKGEPIYYGDGTTPEILHKLGIHRAKILVIAISDPLATRKIVQIAKTLNQKIHIIVRTRFITEIEELKKLGADEVIPEEFETSLEIFARVLHRFGVPRNQILQMIEKIRAEGYEILRLNDIPKTRAAIECVIFEGLDMDSFLIEKDSWLVGHSLKSLNIRHRAKVTVIAIQRGEETILNPSADFILKEGDIIIYIGNKKQLVDALNFFQKRD comes from the coding sequence ATGATTTATGAATTTTTACAGGCAATACTTATCATTTTTGGCATCTCTGGTTTAATTATTTATGTTCTTGGAAAATTTAAAATTCCGGCAATTGTAGGTTTTCTTATTGCAGGCACAATAATAGGTCCACATGGAATGGCGCTTATAAAAGAGCCACAACAGGTTGAGTTAATTGCTGAAATTGGTGTGATTCTTTTGATGTTTACCATTGGTGTGGAGTTTTCTATTCCAAGATTATTTTCGTTAAAAAAAGAGGTCTTTTTATATGGAAGTCTTCAAGTTTTGCTTACAATAATTGTTATAAGTCTTATAAGTCAAATTGCTTTGAATACAGCATTAAATTTATCCATTTTTTATGGTTTTATTGTCGCTTTAAGCAGCACTGCTATTGTTATGAAACTTCTTTCTGATAGGGGAGAACTGAATTCCCCACATGGAAAAATATCTCTTGGAATTCTTCTTTTTCAGGATCTTTGTGTAGTTCCTCTTATGCTCTTTACGCAGATGCTTTCCGCTGAAGGTGGAAGTTTTTATATGTTTCTCTGGGTTATCTTAAAGGCTTTTATTATACTCGCTGTTATTTTCCTTTTTTCAAGAATAGCTGTTCCCTTTATTCTTCATGAAGTTGTAAAAACAAGAATCAGAGAACTTTTTATAATTGTGATTATTTCAATCTGTCTTGGAACAGCTTTCTTTACATCAAAATTAGGAGTTTCACTTGCACTTGGAGCTTTTTTAGCAGGTGTGGTTATTTCAGAGTCTGAATATTCAGCTCAGGCTGTCTCTGACATTTTACCTTTTAAGGAAACTTTTTCAGGTATATTCTTTATCTCTGTTGGAATGCTTTTAAATATCAATTATATTACAAATAATATTGCAAATGTAGAGTTTCTCGTTGGAGGGATTTTGTTTTCTAAAGCTTTAATCATTGCTCTTATCATTTACTTTTTCCTCAATTCTCTTAAGATATGCTTAACTTCTGCTTTAACACTTTCTCAAATTGGAGAATTCTCCTTTATCCTTGCATTTACAGGAAAGACAATGGGATTATTAAATGAAAATGATTATCAAAGTTTTATTGCTGCCTCTGTAATAACAATGTTACTTACTCCTCTGATAATAAGATATTCTCCATCTGTGATCAGTTATTTAATACATAAAGAACCATTCAAAACACTTGAAAAGACAAGAAAAATAAAAGAAACAGAAATTGTTGTAAAAAAATCAAATCATGTGATAATTATAGGTTTTGGTTTAAATGGAAGGAATCTTGCAAGAGTTCTAAAAGAAAGCAATATACCTTATGTTATTTTAGAACTTAATCCTGATACCGTAAGAAAAATGAAAAAGAAGGGAGAGCCTATTTATTATGGTGATGGAACAACTCCAGAAATTTTGCATAAATTGGGAATTCACAGAGCAAAAATTCTTGTGATTGCCATATCTGATCCATTGGCAACAAGAAAAATAGTCCAAATTGCAAAAACATTAAATCAGAAAATTCATATAATAGTAAGAACAAGATTCATAACTGAAATTGAAGAACTAAAAAAACTTGGGGCAGATGAAGTTATTCCTGAAGAGTTTGAGACATCTCTGGAAATTTTTGCAAGAGTGCTTCATCGCTTCGGTGTGCCGAGAAATCAAATATTACAGATGATAGAAAAAATACGAGCCGAAGGATATGAAATTTTACGTCTCAATGACATACCCAAAACCCGTGCAGCAATTGAATGTGTTATTTTTGAAGGACTTGATATGGATAGTTTTTTGATAGAAAAAGATTCATGGTTGGTAGGACATTCCTTAAAATCTCTTAATATAAGACACAGGGCAAAAGTTACAGTAATCGCTATTCAAAGAGGAGAAGAAACAATTCTAAACCCTTCTGCGGATTTTATTTTAAAGGAAGGTGATATAATAATTTACATTGGCAATAAAAAACAATTAGTTGATGCATTGAATTTTTTTCAAAAAAGAGATTAA